One Spinacia oleracea cultivar Varoflay chromosome 4, BTI_SOV_V1, whole genome shotgun sequence DNA segment encodes these proteins:
- the LOC110783673 gene encoding GDSL esterase/lipase At5g22810, which yields MGIYCIVVVIVLLLSIAVNGQPIVPALFIFGDSIVDVGNNNDLDTIVKSNFVPYGRDFSNHESTGRFCNGKLATDFTAETIGFTSYQAAYLSIEATGKNLLIGANFASASSGYHASTPKIYSAIPLSQQLEHYMDYQKKLELIAGKTNATSIITDGIYLISAGSSDFLQNYYINPLLYKLYSPEAFSNVLVQQFAQLVRKLYWVGARKVGVTSLPPLGCLPAAITIFGEDSNECVEHINKDAITFNNMLNSTAELLQTQLTNLTLVVFDIYQPLYQLVTKPQDNGFIEGRKACCGTGLLETSYLCNAKSPGTCNNASEYVFWDGFHPTEATNRILSDDLVAAAISLIS from the exons ATGGGAATTTATTGCATTGTTGTTGTCATCGTTTTACTGCTAAGTATTGCGGTAAATGGACAACCAATTGTACCGGCATTGTTCATATTTGGAGATTCAATAGTTGATGTGGGTAACAACAATGATCTTGATACAATTGTTAAGTCTAATTTTGTTCCATATGGTAGAGATTTTTCCAACCATGAGTCTACTGGAAGGTTTTGCAATGGCAAACTTGCAACGGATTTCACTG CTGAAACTATAGGATTTACGTCTTACCAAGCAGCATACCTTAGCATAGAGGCAACAGGTAAAAACCTGCTGATTGGAGCTAATTTCGCCTCTGCTTCTTCAGGCTATCATGCCAGTACACCCAAAATATAT AGCGCAATTCCTTTGAGCCAGCAGCTGGAACATTACATGGACTATCAGAAAAAATTGGAGTTAATTGCAGGAAAAACCAATGCAACGTCAATAATCACAGATGGAATTTACCTGATTAGTGCTGGAAGCAGTGATTTCCTTCAGAACTATTACATTAACCCTCTTCTGTACAAGCTTTACTCTCCTGAGGCGTTCTCTAACGTACTTGTTCAACAATTTGCTCAACTTGTTCGT AAATTATACTGGGTTGGAGCAAGGAAAGTAGGAGTGACCTCGTTACCGCCCCTAGGATGCTTACCAGCTGCAATTACCATATTTGGAGAAGACAGCAATGAGTGTGTTGAACACATAAACAAAGATGCAATTACATTCAATAATATGCTTAATTCAACTGCAGAGTTGCTGCAGACACAGCTCACTAATCTGACTTTGGTGGTCTTTGATATTTACCAGCCACTTTACCAGTTAGTCACAAAGCCTCAAGACAATG GGTTTATTGAAGGAAGAAAAGCATGCTGTGGAACAGGATTGCTAGAGACATCATACTTGTGTAATGCAAAGTCACCAGGAACCTGTAACAACGCGTCCGAGTATGTGTTCTGGGATGGTTTTCACCCAACAGAAGCCACCAACAGAATTTTGTCTGATGATCTTGTTGCCGCTGCCATTTCCCTCATCTCTTAG
- the LOC110783703 gene encoding uncharacterized protein, which translates to MDFSLAALKLMCAQLKQAKQIPSQSSSSYTYSGILFQRAWVQGLLISVSDSNEIAEDDNCSRFLLDDGTGVVELSLSQEYLNQNHWRTGMYVMVIGGYVVRAGEVPLIKVHKIVDLSVNPNREAMWYLEVIEAFKLFYHPISED; encoded by the exons atGGATTTCAGTTTAGCAGCGCTGAAGTTGATGTGTGCACAACTGAAGCAAGCCAAACAGATTCCTTCACAATCTTCTTCATCTTACACTTACAGTGGCATCCTCTTCCAACGCGCATGGGTACAAGGCCTTCTTATCTCCGTTTCCGACTCTAATGAGATCGCCGAAGACGATAACTGCTCTCGCTTTCTTCTCGATGACGGTACAGGCGTTGTTGAATTGTCACTCTCACAGGAATACCTCAACCAAAATCATTGGCGTACTG GGATGTATGTAATGGTGATCGGAGGTTATGTTGTTCGTGCCGGCGAAGTTCCACTTATAAAG GTTCACAAGATAGTTGATCTTTCAGTGAATCCTAATAGAGAGGCAATGTGGTATCTTGAAGTCATCGAAGCCTTCAAATTGTTCTACCACCCTATTAGTGAAGATTGA